A genomic segment from Nicotiana sylvestris chromosome 1, ASM39365v2, whole genome shotgun sequence encodes:
- the LOC104228819 gene encoding histone H1-like yields MASTAAKKTSAPKKSRSHPPYAEMISEAIVALKERTGSSQFAIAKFIEEKQKDLPSNFRKLLLVQLKKLVASGKLSKIKGSFKLAPAAAKPAAAKPAAPAKPKKAAAGAAKTKAVAPKKKVVVKKAKAATPAKKAKKPVAAKVKKTPVKKPAVAKVKKTPAKKVVKKPKSIKSPAKKAKK; encoded by the exons ATGGCGTCTACAGCTGCAAAGAAAACTTCTGCTCCTAAGAAATCCAGATCTCACCCTCCTTATGCTGAG ATGATATCAGAAGCAATTGTGGCGTTAAAGGAGAGAACTGGTTCAAGTCAATTTGCGATAGCGAAATTCATTGAGGAAAAGCAAAAGGATTTGCCTTCAAATTTCAGGAAATTACTTTTAGTTCAGTTGAAGAAGCTTGTTGCTTCTGGAAAGCTCTCTAAAATCAAGGGCTCTTTCAAGCTTGCTCCAGCCGCCGCTAAACCCGCCGCCGCAAAGCCCGCTGCTCCAGCGAAGCCGAAGAAGGCCGCTGCCGGTGCTGCGAAGACTAAAGCTGTGGCTCCGAAGAAGAAGGTTGTGGTGAAGAAGGCTAAAGCAGCAACGCCGGCGAAGAAAGCGAAGAAGCCAGTTGCTGCGAAAGTTAAGAAAACTCCGGTGAAGAAGCCGGCGGTTGCTAAAGTGAAGAAAACCCCGGCGAAGAAGGTTGTGAAGAAGCCGAAGAGTATTAAGTCACCGGCGAAGAAAGCCAAGAAATGA